One window of the Chitinophaga niabensis genome contains the following:
- a CDS encoding RNA polymerase sigma factor has protein sequence MDNLKHFKDENALWSAIKDGDAAAFKELYEAYADVLYRYGLRYLKDADTIKDCIHDLFVDLHRYSRNLSAKVNIRFYLLGAFRRRLHEASKKAAVWQAGVDPEMEFLIEYDTQHLKIADEEQQQTMRQLAVALKQLPARQKEVIYLRYNAELSYEEIASVMKISIPTCRTLAYRAFQQLREQLKQVPVYYLAAVLLALLK, from the coding sequence TTGGACAATCTGAAGCATTTTAAAGATGAAAATGCGCTGTGGTCCGCCATTAAGGATGGTGATGCAGCTGCATTTAAGGAGTTGTATGAAGCGTATGCGGATGTCCTGTATCGTTATGGCCTTCGCTATTTGAAAGACGCTGATACCATCAAGGATTGTATCCATGATCTCTTTGTTGATCTGCACCGTTATTCCCGTAACCTTTCCGCCAAAGTTAATATCCGCTTTTACCTGCTGGGCGCCTTCCGCAGAAGGCTCCACGAAGCCAGTAAAAAAGCCGCCGTTTGGCAGGCCGGGGTAGATCCGGAAATGGAATTCCTCATAGAATATGATACACAACACCTGAAGATCGCTGACGAAGAACAGCAGCAAACCATGCGTCAGCTGGCAGTTGCCCTCAAACAGCTCCCGGCCCGCCAAAAAGAGGTGATCTACCTGCGTTATAACGCAGAATTAAGTTATGAAGAGATCGCTTCCGTGATGAAGATCAGTATCCCTACCTGCCGTACCCTGGCATACCGTGCTTTCCAGCAGCTCCGTGAACAGCTTAAGCAAGTCCCTGTTTATTACCTGGCTGCCGTGCTTTTGGCCCTTCTCAAATAA
- a CDS encoding Gfo/Idh/MocA family oxidoreductase produces the protein MGKKEIHSSRRSFLRNSVGALAAFTIVPRHVLGRGYLAPSDTLTKAVIGTGGMGRGHFEYAGTKVVAICDVDKNHIQKGLDALGEKAKGVKTFSDYREVIQLPEVDIVHVATPPHWHGIIAADAASAGKDIWCEKPMTATIGEGKRLVEAVQQHGRIFRLNTWFRFSDRFYGMGTTVEPIKKLVDSGLLGWPLKVTVSKHTGFDWKFYWVGKTNLEQQSVPKELDYDMWLGPAPYKPYNPHRVHGTFRGYWDYDGGGLGDMGQHYLDPVQYFLGKDDTSPVKVEIDAPQQHFDAVGTWRKITYTYADGCQIILDGAGTETKAAYIEGPKGKLYPGFKSDIPDLEKKLAAFPDPAPQVTDFVGAVKNRQKFALNEENGHRSATIVNMGKIALQLGRDLQFDPVKQEFINDEGANRLIFQPMRGPWTI, from the coding sequence ATGGGAAAGAAAGAAATCCATTCTTCCAGGAGGTCCTTCCTCAGGAACTCCGTGGGGGCCTTGGCTGCATTCACTATTGTACCCCGCCACGTATTAGGGCGCGGTTACCTGGCACCCAGTGATACCCTTACAAAAGCAGTTATCGGTACAGGCGGCATGGGCCGCGGCCACTTTGAGTACGCAGGCACCAAAGTAGTAGCTATTTGCGATGTGGACAAAAATCACATCCAGAAAGGACTGGACGCTTTAGGCGAAAAAGCTAAAGGCGTTAAAACCTTCAGCGACTACCGTGAGGTGATCCAGCTGCCTGAAGTAGACATCGTTCACGTTGCCACCCCGCCACACTGGCATGGTATCATTGCTGCAGATGCAGCAAGCGCAGGAAAGGACATCTGGTGTGAAAAGCCCATGACGGCTACCATCGGCGAAGGCAAACGCCTCGTTGAAGCGGTGCAGCAGCATGGACGGATCTTCCGGCTCAATACCTGGTTCCGTTTTTCAGACAGATTTTATGGCATGGGTACTACCGTAGAGCCCATCAAAAAATTAGTAGATAGCGGCCTGCTGGGTTGGCCGTTAAAAGTAACGGTAAGCAAACACACGGGCTTCGACTGGAAATTCTACTGGGTGGGTAAAACCAACCTGGAACAACAATCCGTTCCAAAAGAACTGGATTATGATATGTGGTTAGGCCCCGCTCCCTATAAACCCTATAACCCTCACCGTGTGCATGGCACTTTCAGAGGTTATTGGGATTATGATGGCGGTGGTTTGGGGGATATGGGTCAACACTACCTGGACCCCGTTCAGTACTTCCTGGGCAAGGATGATACCAGCCCTGTGAAAGTAGAAATAGATGCACCACAGCAACACTTCGATGCAGTAGGTACCTGGCGTAAGATCACCTATACTTATGCAGATGGCTGCCAGATCATACTGGATGGTGCTGGCACTGAAACCAAGGCGGCTTATATTGAAGGCCCGAAAGGCAAGCTGTACCCGGGTTTCAAATCGGATATCCCGGACCTGGAAAAGAAATTGGCTGCATTCCCTGATCCTGCTCCGCAGGTAACAGATTTTGTAGGCGCCGTTAAGAACCGTCAGAAATTTGCACTGAACGAAGAGAACGGGCACCGCTCTGCTACCATTGTGAACATGGGTAAGATTGCATTGCAATTAGGCCGTGATCTTCAGTTCGATCCGGTAAAACAGGAGTTCATCAACGATGAAGGCGCTAACAGGCTGATCTTTCAACCGATGCGCGGACCGTGGACCATCTAA
- a CDS encoding RagB/SusD family nutrient uptake outer membrane protein has translation MKMKFSYICIAAFSITVALTGCEKFLTNDHPTRVSDAEWWITEANAIGALGSVYAGVPDGSSGRNVMLTSGLSDEAVNRGDHIGKYDLYTRGLQNPTWDVAEWIWRDNYLDIRRANRFLENVDKCFMDSLLRDRMKYEARALRAYYHLECLLFFGRIPISTVSLTPEENKLKRNTEEEVYNFILTELNACGEKLPKEYSNEEAWRISSGTCYALIVRMAMYFKKYDVAIDAAKKVIVSGVYRLHRSTNATVNSYAELFTYTGELNKERIWYRRDGCGSAWTRFAPAGIGGETYLSPTNTVVDNFETKQGFTIQELGADSLLAYRINPNFKNNRDPRLTGALLVPGQNFIDANYILKPFDPNPLNLDRIGQQKSTATGFWVRKYLDAKDRQAKSGTLDFMFIRYAEILLSYVEALIENNDWQNPDVITHLNDIRSRAGMPPVAIARYNSQASLRALVRRERQAELCFEGQRFFDIRRWGTVSTVMNGEVFGATDPATGIAIKVQDRAYTARDYYWPIPEKEMLSNPNMEQNDDY, from the coding sequence ATGAAAATGAAATTTTCCTATATATGCATAGCTGCCTTTTCTATCACGGTAGCACTAACAGGATGTGAAAAATTCCTGACCAACGATCACCCTACCCGTGTTTCAGATGCTGAATGGTGGATCACGGAAGCCAATGCCATTGGTGCATTGGGTTCCGTTTACGCAGGTGTACCGGATGGTTCCAGCGGAAGGAATGTAATGCTTACTTCAGGTCTGAGCGATGAAGCAGTGAACCGCGGAGATCATATCGGGAAATACGATCTCTATACCCGCGGATTACAGAACCCTACATGGGATGTGGCGGAATGGATCTGGCGCGATAACTACCTGGATATCCGCCGCGCCAACAGGTTCCTGGAGAATGTAGATAAATGTTTCATGGATTCCCTTTTACGGGACCGTATGAAATATGAAGCAAGAGCGCTGCGTGCATATTATCACCTGGAATGCCTGTTGTTCTTTGGCCGCATTCCTATTTCCACCGTTTCACTAACACCGGAGGAGAATAAACTCAAACGCAATACAGAGGAAGAAGTATATAACTTTATCCTCACTGAACTGAATGCCTGCGGAGAGAAATTACCAAAGGAATATTCCAATGAAGAAGCATGGCGTATATCCAGTGGTACCTGTTATGCCCTGATCGTTCGTATGGCCATGTATTTCAAGAAGTATGATGTGGCCATCGATGCCGCAAAGAAAGTGATCGTCTCCGGTGTGTACAGGTTGCACCGCAGTACCAATGCCACGGTGAACAGTTATGCAGAGTTGTTCACTTATACAGGTGAACTCAATAAAGAACGTATCTGGTATCGGAGGGATGGTTGCGGTAGTGCATGGACGAGGTTTGCACCTGCCGGCATTGGCGGTGAAACTTATTTATCTCCTACCAATACGGTAGTGGATAATTTTGAAACAAAACAGGGCTTCACCATCCAGGAGCTGGGTGCAGATTCTTTACTGGCCTACAGGATCAATCCTAACTTCAAAAATAACCGGGACCCCAGGTTAACCGGCGCGTTACTGGTTCCCGGTCAGAACTTCATTGACGCTAACTACATTCTGAAACCTTTCGATCCAAACCCATTGAACCTGGACAGGATCGGTCAGCAGAAATCCACTGCCACCGGCTTCTGGGTACGTAAATACCTCGATGCTAAAGACAGGCAGGCGAAAAGCGGTACGCTGGACTTCATGTTCATCCGTTATGCAGAAATATTGCTGAGTTATGTGGAAGCCCTGATAGAAAACAACGACTGGCAAAACCCGGATGTTATTACTCATTTGAATGATATCCGCAGCCGGGCAGGTATGCCGCCTGTAGCAATTGCCCGCTACAACTCCCAGGCATCCCTGCGTGCCCTCGTTCGCCGCGAACGCCAGGCAGAGTTATGCTTTGAAGGACAACGTTTCTTCGACATCCGCCGCTGGGGCACTGTAAGCACCGTCATGAACGGAGAAGTATTTGGCGCAACTGACCCCGCTACCGGCATTGCCATCAAGGTGCAGGACAGGGCCTATACAGCCAGGGACTACTACTGGCCTATTCCGGAAAAGGAGATGCTCTCTAATCCCAATATGGAACAAAACGATGACTACTAA
- a CDS encoding helix-turn-helix transcriptional regulator, with amino-acid sequence MQVYLTFQPPPQLARHVRMFWVFEYDVPEGQPYVYRSMADGCAEMVFHYRGDFSEVDSTDYHPAVLHAQTNRHRRFLTHGSFGIFGAYLYPTALPQLFGLSSSAFSNQMPQLTDFLGAEGRFLTEQIMTAPSHKLRVQLLSEFLQRRLGEREQEETAAHVAVKHIIRVNGQVDVASLASRICLSTRQFERKFKEFSGFSPKIYTRIIRFQRALAEYGNKQLNMTEIAYQCGYYDQSHFIHDFREFSGYHPRQYFSGRPEGIEYREG; translated from the coding sequence ATGCAAGTGTATCTCACCTTCCAGCCTCCGCCGCAACTGGCCCGGCATGTGCGCATGTTCTGGGTGTTCGAGTACGATGTGCCCGAAGGGCAACCTTATGTATATCGTTCTATGGCAGATGGTTGTGCCGAAATGGTTTTCCATTACCGGGGGGATTTTTCGGAGGTTGATTCAACAGATTACCATCCTGCAGTGCTGCACGCACAAACTAACCGGCACCGGCGCTTCCTTACCCACGGGAGCTTTGGTATTTTCGGTGCCTACCTCTACCCTACGGCCTTACCACAGCTTTTTGGCCTGTCCTCTTCCGCATTCAGCAACCAGATGCCGCAATTAACGGATTTCCTGGGGGCTGAGGGCCGCTTTTTAACCGAGCAGATCATGACCGCTCCCAGCCACAAGCTGCGGGTACAGCTGCTGAGTGAATTTTTACAGCGGCGGTTGGGTGAGCGTGAGCAGGAAGAAACAGCTGCCCATGTAGCCGTGAAACATATCATTCGTGTGAACGGACAGGTGGATGTTGCGTCTCTTGCCTCCCGTATTTGCCTCTCCACCCGACAGTTTGAAAGGAAGTTCAAAGAGTTCAGCGGCTTCTCCCCCAAGATATACACCCGCATCATCCGCTTTCAGCGTGCCCTGGCTGAATATGGGAACAAACAGCTGAATATGACAGAAATAGCCTACCAATGCGGGTATTATGACCAATCCCACTTTATTCACGACTTCCGTGAATTCTCCGGATATCATCCCCGCCAGTACTTTTCCGGCCGGCCTGAGGGGATAGAGTACCGGGAGGGTTAA
- a CDS encoding TonB-dependent receptor → MKLSLFLLLVTTTCAFSSESYSQGRLSIKLTGGSLPELFSQIKQQSSWRIFYKDDLMLNERKVSLDVKDKDIREVLDLALADTKLTYRIIRKQVAIVEKEDRLFYMPIMADSGFIVKGRIFDTKEPPSGIPGVTIRIKDSNKGVMADADGYFSINAEKNDVLLFSLMGFEPQEYTVTKATNSLTISLKENVSALDEVVVVGLSEMQRKHIASAVGSLNVESQIAGKPITQISQSLQGGVTGLQVRQGSGLPGGDAATIKIRGLSTTNSGGGSPLVLVDGIPMDMNFIDPLTVESVTVLKDAAAAAIYGARAGNGVILVTTKRGVPGRVQVTYDGYYGIQTPSTMPKLVDAATYMKMYNEAQVNAGKPVFYTQNDIDQTIAGTDPIKYPNTDWQKEVIDRTTPITSHSLSVSGGNNMARFALSANYQYHGGMVPDNDSKKYNIRANTSVSLSKKFTVFMDMMAIKRNVTYPNRPNNFDGNRILEDIYRVPPTILPKYPSRPGKPDSYGRYVDIANPIAYAEKGGERKFESMQSSINLQPKWEVFPGFNLKGQFSYRLNSDATRTRRDNFYFFDYYNNNLVQTWALQRTYETARGTYYYASGSADYTFDLKKHHFFAMLGTSVEQQQSGEWDIASMFSTFAKVNYSYDDKYLLEAALRMDGSSKFGPGNKYGYFPSVAVGWNIHKENFLKDSRAISNLKLRASYGQLGNQDIGAYRYQNLINTSSGVEEVWGNPEITWETVKMTDLGFDLGLFKNKVEVTFDYYDKKTSGILLEPPVSYVGGLGKVPLNAGEVSNKGWELAVNYNERVNKDFGFSVRPGITYNRNRILLLIGGPYITPDLNTSTINQNNGPVFGIYGYQANGLLQTSDFGADGKGLVPVAVGQKPGDIRYMDQNADGLIDSRDQKLIGNANPEYNYFANFRVDYKNWDLEWLIQGVSHADIAMKGMLAYPLDMSADGGVPTQYYAENYWTPERPNARFPRLNVAPESNKASSTFWFQNGAYMRMKFIQLGYNLRSAKLKRAGIQGVRLYANAQNPFVITSMKLVDPESQGNQWTYGIMKTYMLGATVQF, encoded by the coding sequence ATGAAGCTAAGTCTCTTTTTATTGTTAGTAACAACCACCTGTGCCTTTTCATCTGAATCGTACTCTCAGGGCCGGCTTAGTATTAAGCTGACGGGAGGAAGTCTGCCTGAACTGTTCTCTCAGATCAAGCAGCAAAGCAGCTGGCGCATTTTTTATAAGGATGATCTGATGCTTAATGAGCGGAAGGTAAGCCTGGATGTAAAAGATAAAGACATCCGGGAAGTGCTGGACCTGGCATTGGCAGATACAAAACTTACTTACCGCATTATCCGCAAGCAGGTGGCAATCGTGGAGAAAGAAGACCGCTTGTTTTACATGCCCATCATGGCAGATAGCGGTTTTATCGTAAAAGGCCGCATCTTCGATACCAAGGAACCACCCAGCGGTATCCCCGGTGTTACGATCCGCATCAAGGATTCAAATAAAGGAGTAATGGCGGATGCAGATGGCTATTTCTCCATCAACGCAGAGAAGAATGATGTACTCCTGTTTAGCCTGATGGGTTTTGAGCCCCAGGAATATACTGTAACAAAAGCAACCAACAGTTTAACGATCTCCCTTAAAGAAAATGTTTCCGCACTGGATGAAGTAGTAGTGGTGGGACTTTCCGAAATGCAACGCAAACACATTGCCAGTGCGGTAGGATCTTTAAATGTAGAATCACAGATAGCAGGGAAACCTATTACACAAATATCTCAGTCATTACAGGGCGGGGTAACCGGTTTACAGGTACGCCAGGGCTCGGGTTTACCGGGTGGCGATGCGGCTACTATCAAAATACGGGGGCTTAGTACCACTAACTCAGGCGGTGGCAGTCCCCTGGTGTTGGTAGATGGTATACCTATGGATATGAACTTTATTGACCCGCTCACTGTAGAAAGTGTAACCGTATTAAAAGATGCAGCAGCAGCTGCTATCTACGGTGCCCGTGCAGGTAACGGGGTGATCCTTGTAACCACTAAACGTGGTGTGCCGGGAAGAGTACAGGTTACCTATGATGGTTATTATGGAATTCAGACCCCATCCACTATGCCTAAACTGGTAGACGCTGCTACTTACATGAAGATGTATAACGAAGCACAGGTAAATGCAGGCAAACCTGTTTTCTATACCCAGAACGATATTGATCAGACCATTGCAGGAACTGATCCAATTAAATATCCCAATACAGACTGGCAGAAAGAAGTGATAGACAGAACAACACCTATCACCAGTCATTCCCTCTCCGTAAGCGGTGGTAATAACATGGCCCGTTTTGCTTTATCTGCCAACTATCAGTATCATGGCGGTATGGTGCCGGATAATGATTCTAAGAAATATAATATCCGCGCCAACACTTCCGTATCGCTGAGTAAGAAATTCACGGTGTTTATGGATATGATGGCCATTAAAAGGAATGTGACTTATCCAAACAGGCCGAATAACTTTGATGGTAACAGGATCCTGGAAGATATATATAGGGTGCCACCGACAATTCTGCCTAAATATCCGTCCAGACCAGGAAAACCTGATAGTTACGGCCGTTATGTGGATATTGCCAATCCTATCGCTTATGCAGAAAAAGGAGGGGAGAGAAAATTTGAATCCATGCAAAGCAGTATCAATCTGCAGCCTAAATGGGAAGTGTTCCCTGGCTTCAATTTAAAAGGCCAGTTCAGTTACCGCCTGAATAGTGATGCTACCCGTACCCGCAGGGATAATTTTTACTTCTTCGATTATTATAACAACAACCTCGTGCAGACATGGGCACTTCAGCGTACTTATGAAACTGCAAGAGGTACTTATTACTACGCCAGTGGTTCTGCCGATTATACTTTTGACTTAAAGAAGCATCATTTCTTTGCCATGCTGGGAACTTCAGTAGAGCAACAGCAGAGTGGTGAGTGGGATATCGCTTCCATGTTCAGCACCTTCGCTAAAGTGAACTACTCTTATGATGATAAATACCTGCTGGAAGCAGCGCTCCGTATGGACGGATCATCCAAATTCGGCCCCGGGAACAAGTACGGTTATTTCCCTTCGGTAGCAGTGGGCTGGAACATACATAAAGAAAACTTCCTGAAAGATTCCCGCGCCATCAGTAACCTTAAGCTCAGAGCTTCTTATGGCCAGCTGGGTAACCAGGATATCGGCGCTTATCGTTATCAGAACCTGATCAATACCAGCAGTGGGGTAGAAGAGGTCTGGGGTAATCCGGAGATTACCTGGGAAACAGTAAAGATGACAGACCTTGGTTTTGATCTGGGACTGTTCAAAAATAAAGTAGAAGTGACCTTTGATTATTACGATAAGAAGACCAGCGGTATCCTGTTAGAACCTCCGGTTTCTTATGTGGGTGGTTTAGGTAAAGTTCCGCTCAATGCAGGTGAAGTAAGCAATAAAGGCTGGGAGCTGGCTGTGAATTATAACGAAAGAGTGAATAAAGACTTTGGCTTCTCTGTCCGCCCTGGTATCACTTATAACAGGAACAGGATCTTATTGCTCATCGGAGGCCCGTACATTACGCCGGATCTGAATACAAGCACCATTAACCAGAATAATGGCCCCGTCTTCGGTATTTATGGTTACCAGGCAAATGGACTGCTGCAAACCTCCGACTTCGGAGCAGATGGAAAGGGTCTGGTACCTGTTGCTGTTGGGCAAAAGCCTGGTGATATCCGTTACATGGACCAAAATGCTGATGGCCTCATAGATTCAAGGGACCAGAAACTGATCGGTAATGCAAACCCCGAGTATAATTACTTCGCCAACTTCAGAGTGGATTATAAGAACTGGGACTTGGAATGGCTCATACAAGGTGTGTCTCATGCTGATATCGCCATGAAAGGAATGCTGGCATATCCACTGGATATGTCTGCTGATGGTGGTGTTCCTACGCAGTATTATGCAGAAAATTACTGGACGCCGGAAAGACCGAATGCCCGTTTCCCCCGCCTGAACGTAGCGCCGGAAAGTAACAAAGCATCTTCCACCTTCTGGTTTCAGAATGGTGCATACATGCGCATGAAATTTATCCAGCTGGGTTATAACCTTCGCAGCGCAAAATTAAAACGTGCCGGTATACAAGGTGTGAGATTATACGCTAATGCCCAGAACCCATTTGTGATCACCAGCATGAAGCTCGTTGATCCCGAAAGCCAGGGTAACCAGTGGACGTATGGTATCATGAAAACCTACATGTTGGGTGCAACTGTTCAATTCTAA
- a CDS encoding VOC family protein: protein MAHPTVSPYFILKDGAAFLSFLTKVFGATTIAVHHNDKGGIMHGEAGIGDSVVMFGESNGAFPDETGSVFIYVKDTDEVYRKALAEGSESRQEPEDKDYGRAAGIRDPFGNSWWITQV from the coding sequence ATGGCACATCCTACTGTAAGCCCTTATTTCATCTTAAAAGATGGCGCGGCTTTTCTTTCATTTCTGACCAAGGTATTTGGCGCAACAACAATTGCGGTTCACCACAATGACAAAGGTGGTATTATGCATGGTGAAGCAGGCATTGGTGACAGCGTGGTGATGTTCGGGGAAAGTAACGGTGCTTTTCCTGATGAAACAGGATCTGTATTTATTTATGTAAAAGACACGGACGAAGTTTATCGCAAAGCGTTGGCTGAGGGCTCAGAGTCCCGCCAGGAGCCCGAGGATAAAGATTATGGACGTGCAGCCGGGATAAGAGATCCGTTTGGGAATTCCTGGTGGATCACGCAGGTGTAG
- a CDS encoding FecR family protein translates to MTQYTHEEKQPGENDPLEASVKQISLSAGNEVFQEEEKAALWERIENDFAVKQPLYRRIGWKAVAATAAVLIAATWWLLPGKTEKGESGILQFAKQQHISDTTTETRLMLGNNRQMTLNGTNATLKYNQQGVLLNNSQQVDQAHNGEQYNTLIVPYGRRAHITLEDGTVAWLNAGSRMIYPVVFDGLKREVFLEGEAYFDVSQKADVPFFVYTNKLRTTVLGTGFNVSAYADDAEQSVVLVSGNVKVKANSSNNEQLLSPGEKAGFTISDERLSKQTVNTLEYTSWKDGKLQFEHAPLNHIVKRLGRYFNIRITLQASEQATFSGDLDLADDVETVLDAVSASTGLTYKRTEEGFIFKK, encoded by the coding sequence ATGACGCAGTACACCCATGAAGAAAAACAGCCCGGAGAAAACGATCCGCTGGAGGCATCTGTAAAACAGATCAGCCTGTCCGCGGGGAATGAGGTTTTTCAGGAGGAGGAAAAAGCGGCGTTATGGGAACGTATTGAAAATGACTTTGCAGTAAAACAACCACTTTACCGCCGGATAGGTTGGAAGGCAGTGGCCGCCACTGCTGCTGTATTAATAGCTGCCACATGGTGGCTGTTGCCGGGTAAAACAGAGAAAGGAGAAAGCGGTATCCTGCAGTTTGCGAAACAACAACATATTTCAGATACAACAACGGAAACCAGGCTTATGCTGGGTAACAACCGGCAGATGACATTAAATGGTACCAATGCCACGCTGAAATACAATCAGCAGGGGGTATTGCTGAACAATTCGCAACAGGTGGACCAGGCGCATAATGGGGAACAGTATAACACCCTCATCGTACCCTACGGCCGCCGTGCACACATCACACTGGAAGATGGCACGGTAGCCTGGCTGAATGCAGGTTCCAGGATGATCTATCCTGTTGTGTTTGATGGGTTGAAAAGGGAGGTGTTCCTGGAAGGAGAGGCTTACTTTGATGTATCACAAAAAGCGGACGTTCCATTTTTTGTTTATACGAATAAACTCCGCACCACGGTATTGGGAACCGGTTTCAATGTAAGTGCGTATGCGGATGATGCAGAGCAATCTGTTGTGCTGGTGAGCGGCAATGTAAAGGTAAAAGCCAACAGCAGCAATAATGAGCAGTTATTATCACCGGGCGAAAAAGCCGGGTTCACCATCAGTGATGAGCGTCTTAGCAAACAGACCGTTAATACCCTGGAATATACTTCCTGGAAAGACGGGAAATTACAATTTGAACATGCACCATTAAATCATATAGTAAAGAGACTAGGCAGGTATTTTAACATTCGTATCACCTTACAAGCCAGTGAACAGGCAACATTCTCCGGAGATCTTGATCTGGCGGACGATGTAGAAACAGTGCTGGACGCAGTAAGCGCCAGTACAGGATTAACTTACAAACGTACAGAAGAGGGATTCATCTTTAAAAAATAA